TTATGAACTGGAGGATTAGATCCTGGAGAGGGCCGCCTGGCTCGTGCTGCAAAGTACGGTACCAGGAAGAAAGGAGGGCTGGGCCGTGAAGTTAGATCAATACCTGTTCTGCTGATTGAATCCGGAAGAGACGTCCTGATTAACAATCACATCATTTTCTCGAGGGATAAGAATTATGAATCTGTTTACTAGCACTGTAGGAAGAAAGGTTCTGATGGCGGTGACCGGCCTGTTGCTGGTTCTGTTTGTCACTGTCCATCTCCTTGGTAACCTGTCGGTTTTTGCCGGACCTGACGGTATCAATGCCTATGCCAAGCATCTGCACGATCTCGGTCCGTTGGTCTGGATCTTCCGTTTGGTGATGCTGGGGCTGTTTGCCATTCATATTACTTTTGGCATTCAACTTTACCTGGAAAACCGTAACGCCAACCCTGAGCAATATGCTGTTCAGAAGACCCTGGTGACGACCTTTTCCGCCAAAACCATGGTCTTCACCGGGCTGATCATCCTGGTTTTCCTGATTTATCACCTGCTGCACTTCACTGTCCAGGTGACCAATCCTGCAATTTCTGCCAGTCATCTGCCGCTGGATGCTGCCATGCGTCCCGACGTGTTCTCGATGGTGGTGTTGAGCTTCCAGAAGGTTTTCATCTCCGTGGTTTATATCATTGCCATGATTGCCCTGCTGCTCCACCTGAGCCATGGAATTTCCAGTTGGGTGCAAACCCTCGGTTGGAGCACCGGACCGAGTCAGGACAAGGTGAGACCCTTCGGTAAATTTCTGGCTATCGTGTATGGTCTGGCCTATATCGCCATTCCTTTGTTTATTCTCGCTCGCATTGTGAAAT
The Pelobacter seleniigenes DSM 18267 DNA segment above includes these coding regions:
- a CDS encoding succinate dehydrogenase cytochrome b subunit: MNLFTSTVGRKVLMAVTGLLLVLFVTVHLLGNLSVFAGPDGINAYAKHLHDLGPLVWIFRLVMLGLFAIHITFGIQLYLENRNANPEQYAVQKTLVTTFSAKTMVFTGLIILVFLIYHLLHFTVQVTNPAISASHLPLDAAMRPDVFSMVVLSFQKVFISVVYIIAMIALLLHLSHGISSWVQTLGWSTGPSQDKVRPFGKFLAIVYGLAYIAIPLFILARIVK